Proteins co-encoded in one Kutzneria chonburiensis genomic window:
- a CDS encoding MauE/DoxX family redox-associated membrane protein, with product MTSPRPALALSALLAVAGVTHFAYPKPYDRIVPTALPGSARTWTYVSGVAELAVAAAVAAPRTRKLGGLAAAALFTAVFPANIKMALDARGRSRGEQLATVARLPLQVPLVIWALRVSRSAA from the coding sequence ATGACTTCCCCTCGTCCGGCGCTCGCGCTGTCCGCCCTGTTGGCGGTCGCGGGCGTGACCCACTTCGCCTACCCCAAGCCATACGACCGGATCGTGCCGACGGCGCTGCCCGGCAGCGCCCGGACCTGGACGTATGTCTCCGGGGTCGCCGAGCTGGCGGTGGCCGCCGCGGTGGCCGCGCCGCGCACCCGGAAGCTGGGCGGGTTGGCCGCGGCCGCCCTGTTCACGGCGGTTTTTCCGGCCAATATCAAGATGGCCCTGGACGCCCGTGGCCGGTCCCGCGGGGAGCAGCTGGCCACTGTCGCCCGCCTTCCGCTCCAGGTTCCATTGGTGATCTGGGCGCTTCGGGTGAGCCGTTCGGCCGCCTGA
- a CDS encoding UvrD-helicase domain-containing protein, translated as MPVQLVSPQEVAAALGLPSPTDEQAAVVAAPAQPALVVAGAGAGKTETMAARVVWLVANGLVTPDRVLGLTFTRKAARQLGERIRARLRRLAGSGLLDRLDPGGDRRALVLATEPTVLTYHAYAGRLVGEHGLRLPVEPGARLLTGTASWQLAHRVVATWTEDLDTDKVPATITGYLLSLAGELAEHLVEPDKIRRHAEWMRRTIESAPKGPRQRAELSTTLREIVAAQQFRVAMLPLLEAYQLRKRKEAALDFADQMALAAGLASGFPEVAEGERSRYGAVLLDEYQDTGHAQRVLLRSLFGTGDPMPVTAVGDPAQAIYGWRGASAANLPRFTTDFPLADKRPAPKYGLLTSFRNPPEVLAVANALSGPLRAAGLDVDELRAKPGAEPGDVHCALLPDVRQEVTWLADELAARWEAQYDATGKPPTAAVLVRRRADMGAIAHALRERGLPVEVVGLGGLLDEPEVRDLVSALRVLIEPLAGTAAARLLTGSRWRLGAADIAALWDRAGQLAGRQRPSSGDDPLAAITDALPGEHAEQAGLVDAIDDPGEPEQYSAAGYQRIRRLGHELAMLRRRQDQPLPDLVADVERTLLLDIEATARPGRVGRAHLDAFADVVADYASASPSATLPSLLDYLRTAENAEDGLEPGEVEVADDRVQILTMHAAKGLEWEIVVVPHVVRNVFPGQKKSSSWLKNVTELPADLRGDSQDLPKLNLAGAENRKDVEEAIAIHNEEFEERRLVEERRLCYVALTRSERVLLVSGHWWGETGEKPRGPSDFLDEVHAVLSTGDRPPGMIDEWAPAPAEDEVNPLIADVRTARWPVDPLASRREAVAEGAMMVLAELAALSKEGSTIAAAAATSAAITAATAAVARRERAVRPTEAPPEEGLPEEPPEEEDWLGGASAAEEALPEGEPQAEEDLPVEPPEEAWPDEPPVGEEALAGEAWPDEPPVEEALPEEGWPDEPPVEDWGDGPGEVEEILADDPDPEGWAADVDVLLAEREAARSRRELVALPDQLTVSQLVELAEDPDALARRLRRPLPFPPNPLARRGTAFHAWLEQRFKSNRLFDLDELPGAADDVIGQETDADLARLRAAFLASEWADRVPADVEVAFETEVDGVAVRGRMDAVYADADGGWTVVDWKTGAVPEGDKLPALSVQLAAYRLAWAALKNVPVDRVRAAFHYVRHDHTLRPTDLLDADGLKLLLSAVPRA; from the coding sequence GTGCCCGTGCAACTGGTCAGCCCGCAGGAGGTGGCGGCCGCGCTCGGCCTGCCATCGCCGACGGACGAGCAGGCGGCGGTGGTCGCGGCACCGGCGCAACCCGCTTTGGTGGTGGCCGGCGCGGGGGCGGGCAAGACCGAGACCATGGCGGCGCGCGTGGTGTGGCTGGTGGCGAACGGCCTGGTCACGCCGGATCGGGTGCTGGGACTGACCTTCACCCGGAAAGCGGCCCGGCAGCTGGGCGAACGGATCAGGGCCCGGCTGCGAAGGCTGGCGGGGTCGGGGCTGCTGGACCGGCTGGATCCGGGCGGCGACCGCAGGGCGCTGGTGCTGGCGACGGAGCCGACGGTCCTGACGTATCACGCCTACGCGGGCCGGCTGGTCGGCGAACACGGACTGAGGCTGCCGGTGGAACCGGGGGCCCGGCTGCTGACGGGCACTGCGTCGTGGCAGCTGGCGCACCGGGTGGTGGCGACCTGGACCGAGGACCTGGACACGGACAAGGTGCCGGCGACGATCACCGGCTACCTGCTGTCGCTGGCCGGCGAGCTGGCGGAGCACCTGGTCGAGCCGGACAAGATCCGTCGGCACGCGGAGTGGATGCGGCGGACGATCGAGTCGGCGCCGAAGGGGCCGAGGCAGCGGGCGGAGTTGTCGACGACGCTGCGGGAGATCGTGGCGGCGCAGCAGTTCCGGGTGGCGATGCTGCCGCTGCTCGAGGCGTACCAACTGCGCAAGCGCAAGGAGGCGGCGCTCGACTTCGCCGACCAGATGGCGCTGGCGGCCGGCTTGGCCAGTGGCTTCCCGGAGGTCGCCGAGGGAGAGCGAAGCCGGTACGGGGCGGTGCTGCTCGACGAGTATCAGGACACGGGTCATGCACAGCGCGTGCTGCTTCGGTCGCTGTTCGGCACGGGCGACCCGATGCCGGTCACGGCCGTTGGCGATCCCGCACAAGCGATCTACGGCTGGCGCGGGGCCAGCGCGGCCAACCTGCCCCGGTTCACCACCGACTTCCCGCTCGCCGACAAGCGCCCGGCCCCGAAGTACGGCCTGCTGACCAGCTTCCGCAACCCGCCGGAGGTGCTGGCCGTGGCCAACGCGCTGTCCGGCCCGCTGCGCGCCGCCGGTCTCGACGTCGACGAACTGCGGGCCAAGCCCGGCGCGGAGCCCGGCGACGTGCATTGCGCGCTACTTCCCGATGTGCGCCAAGAGGTGACGTGGCTGGCCGACGAGCTGGCGGCGCGGTGGGAGGCCCAGTACGACGCCACCGGCAAGCCGCCGACTGCCGCGGTCCTGGTGCGCCGCCGCGCCGACATGGGTGCCATCGCCCACGCCCTGCGCGAACGCGGGCTGCCGGTGGAGGTCGTCGGTCTCGGCGGCCTGCTTGACGAGCCCGAGGTGCGCGATCTCGTCAGTGCCCTACGCGTGCTCATCGAACCCCTCGCCGGCACCGCCGCGGCGCGACTGCTGACGGGCTCGCGCTGGCGGCTCGGCGCCGCCGACATCGCCGCGTTGTGGGACCGGGCCGGCCAGCTGGCCGGGCGGCAGCGGCCCAGCAGCGGCGACGACCCGTTGGCCGCGATCACCGACGCCCTGCCGGGCGAACACGCCGAACAGGCCGGACTGGTCGACGCCATCGACGATCCCGGCGAACCGGAGCAGTACTCGGCCGCCGGCTACCAGCGAATTCGCCGGCTGGGCCACGAGTTGGCCATGCTGCGCCGCCGGCAGGACCAGCCGCTGCCCGACCTCGTCGCCGACGTGGAACGCACGCTGCTGCTGGACATCGAGGCCACCGCCCGCCCCGGCCGCGTCGGCCGCGCGCACCTCGACGCCTTCGCCGACGTCGTCGCCGACTACGCCTCGGCCAGTCCGTCGGCGACGCTACCGTCCCTTTTGGACTATCTGCGTACCGCCGAGAACGCCGAGGACGGCCTCGAGCCCGGCGAGGTCGAGGTGGCCGATGACCGCGTGCAGATCCTCACCATGCACGCCGCCAAGGGTCTCGAATGGGAGATCGTCGTCGTGCCGCACGTGGTGCGCAATGTGTTCCCGGGCCAGAAGAAGTCCTCGTCGTGGCTGAAGAACGTCACCGAACTGCCGGCTGACCTTCGCGGCGACAGCCAGGACCTGCCCAAGCTCAACCTCGCCGGCGCGGAGAACCGCAAGGACGTCGAGGAGGCCATCGCCATCCACAACGAGGAGTTCGAGGAGCGACGCCTCGTCGAGGAGCGGCGGCTGTGCTACGTCGCGCTGACCCGGTCCGAGCGAGTGTTGCTCGTGTCCGGCCACTGGTGGGGCGAGACCGGCGAAAAGCCCCGTGGCCCTTCGGATTTCCTCGACGAGGTGCACGCCGTGCTCTCCACCGGCGACCGTCCACCCGGCATGATCGACGAGTGGGCCCCCGCCCCGGCCGAGGACGAGGTCAACCCCCTCATCGCCGATGTCCGCACGGCCAGATGGCCCGTCGACCCCTTGGCCTCACGGCGCGAGGCCGTCGCCGAGGGAGCCATGATGGTGCTGGCCGAGCTCGCCGCGTTGTCGAAGGAAGGCTCGACGATCGCCGCTGCCGCAGCCACCTCGGCCGCCATCACCGCCGCCACTGCCGCTGTCGCGCGGAGAGAAAGGGCTGTGCGGCCAACGGAAGCGCCGCCGGAAGAGGGCCTGCCGGAGGAACCTCCGGAGGAAGAGGACTGGCTGGGAGGGGCGTCGGCCGCAGAGGAAGCACTGCCGGAGGGGGAACCGCAGGCGGAGGAGGACTTGCCGGTCGAGCCGCCGGAGGAGGCGTGGCCGGACGAGCCGCCGGTGGGGGAGGAAGCGCTGGCGGGGGAGGCGTGGCCGGATGAGCCGCCGGTGGAAGAAGCGCTGCCGGAGGAGGGATGGCCGGACGAGCCGCCGGTGGAGGACTGGGGGGATGGCCCGGGGGAGGTCGAGGAAATCCTCGCCGACGACCCCGACCCCGAGGGCTGGGCGGCGGATGTCGACGTGCTTCTGGCCGAACGGGAAGCGGCGCGGAGTCGGCGGGAGCTGGTGGCGTTGCCGGACCAGCTCACCGTGAGCCAACTGGTGGAGCTGGCCGAAGACCCGGATGCGCTGGCCCGACGGCTGCGCCGGCCGCTGCCGTTCCCGCCGAATCCGCTGGCCCGCCGGGGCACGGCCTTCCACGCCTGGCTGGAGCAGCGGTTCAAGTCGAACCGGCTGTTCGACCTGGACGAACTGCCGGGTGCCGCCGATGACGTGATCGGACAGGAGACGGACGCGGACCTGGCCCGGCTGCGGGCGGCGTTCCTGGCCAGCGAGTGGGCGGACCGGGTGCCGGCGGACGTGGAGGTGGCGTTCGAGACGGAAGTGGACGGGGTGGCGGTCCGAGGCCGCATGGACGCGGTCTACGCGGACGCCGACGGCGGCTGGACGGTGGTGGACTGGAAGACGGGCGCGGTCCCGGAAGGGGACAAGCTGCCGGCGCTGTCGGTGCAGCTGGCGGCCTACCGGCTCGCCTGGGCGGCGCTGAAGAACGTGCCGGTGGACCGGGTCCGAGCGGCCTTCCACTACGTGCGCCACGATCACACGCTGCGCCCGACCGACCTGCTGGACGCGGACGGCCTGAAGCTGCTGCTGAGCGCGGTGCCGAGGGCCTAG
- a CDS encoding potassium channel family protein has translation MSTSGDGLADQPGHALVGVVRIPATGGSPVRTITRRLLFALLALAVTVVIVYLDRDGYRDTNGAGQGLSLVDCLYYATVSLTATGYGDIVPITAAARLVNVLVLTPIRALFLILLVGTTLELLTERSRQSFKIQRWRSKVRDHVVVVGYGTKGRAAVVTLLGDGVDAEQIVVVDTEKAALEAASARGLVTVTGSGTRSDVLRVAGAPKARAIVVATNRDDTAVLVTLTARELAPKAHIVVSVREAENEHLLRQSGADQVVVSSETAGRLLGMATSTPSVVAMVEDLLTPDVGLAIAEREVEDGEVGGSPRHLSDIVLGVVRNGTLYRVDAPEADAIETGDRLLYVKKVTPA, from the coding sequence ATGAGCACCAGCGGCGACGGCCTCGCCGACCAGCCGGGCCACGCCCTGGTCGGTGTCGTGCGGATACCGGCCACCGGCGGCAGCCCCGTCCGGACGATCACCCGTCGCCTGCTGTTCGCGCTGCTGGCGCTGGCGGTCACCGTGGTCATCGTCTACCTCGACCGCGACGGCTACCGGGACACCAACGGCGCCGGCCAGGGCCTGAGCCTGGTCGACTGCCTCTACTACGCGACGGTCTCGCTGACCGCGACCGGCTACGGCGACATCGTGCCGATCACCGCGGCGGCCCGGCTGGTCAACGTGCTGGTCCTGACGCCGATCCGCGCCCTGTTCCTGATCCTGCTGGTCGGCACCACACTGGAGCTGCTGACCGAGCGCTCCCGGCAGTCGTTCAAGATCCAACGCTGGAGGTCGAAGGTGCGCGACCACGTGGTCGTCGTCGGATACGGCACCAAGGGCCGGGCCGCGGTCGTCACGCTGCTCGGCGACGGTGTCGACGCGGAGCAGATCGTGGTGGTCGACACGGAGAAGGCGGCCCTCGAGGCGGCCTCCGCCCGCGGACTGGTCACCGTCACCGGCTCGGGCACCCGCTCCGACGTGCTGCGGGTCGCCGGCGCGCCCAAGGCCCGGGCCATCGTGGTGGCCACCAACCGCGACGACACGGCCGTGCTGGTCACGCTGACCGCCCGCGAACTGGCCCCCAAGGCCCACATCGTCGTCTCGGTGCGCGAGGCCGAGAACGAGCACCTGCTCCGCCAGTCCGGCGCCGACCAGGTCGTGGTGTCCAGCGAGACGGCCGGCCGGCTGCTCGGCATGGCCACCAGCACGCCGAGCGTGGTGGCCATGGTCGAGGACCTGCTGACCCCGGACGTCGGCCTGGCCATCGCCGAGCGCGAGGTGGAGGACGGCGAGGTCGGCGGCTCGCCGCGGCACCTGTCCGACATCGTGCTGGGCGTGGTCCGCAACGGCACGCTGTACCGGGTCGACGCGCCCGAGGCCGACGCCATCGAGACCGGCGATCGCCTGCTGTACGTCAAGAAGGTGACACCGGCCTAA
- a CDS encoding M14 family zinc carboxypeptidase produces MARRLPLPIGGVAAAIAAAAVLLLPQAATTTTVAATESTQSAQPTFVYRVTGADAEKLFSYGFDVLENRDGNDLFVLGAASEGDRLRQAGFSVSTESAMNPPNWTPPKPRTTNNATAADAGETYYGGYHTVNAQFAHLDQVAQAHPDLATAFTYGQSWLKSKGRGGYDLRGICITKKQTGDCALNPNSAKPRFFLMAQIHAREITTGDVAYRWIDYLVNSYSTDATVKALLDSTEMWVVPIANPDGVDIVQQGGNSPKLQRKNADTANGSNCGFGGQTGVDLNRNYNTHFGGASTSTDPCSEVYKGPAADSEIENTSMEKLFRNLWPARRTGTGVTDPAPADTKGIMMTMHSDGSVVIFPWDYSSSVHTGNDASLRAIGKQLGSITGYPYGQAGQVLYNASGSTDDWSYDKLGVASFTIEVGDNAGRGCSGFLPKYSCQDSFFWPKMRPALVYAAQQAKAPYQNH; encoded by the coding sequence ATGGCACGGCGTTTGCCCCTGCCCATCGGCGGTGTCGCGGCGGCCATCGCCGCCGCGGCCGTTCTGCTGCTGCCCCAGGCCGCCACCACGACCACGGTGGCGGCGACCGAGAGCACGCAGTCCGCCCAGCCCACCTTCGTCTACCGGGTCACCGGCGCCGACGCGGAGAAGCTCTTCTCCTACGGCTTCGACGTGCTCGAGAACCGTGACGGCAACGACCTGTTCGTGCTCGGCGCCGCGTCCGAGGGCGACCGGCTGCGCCAGGCCGGGTTCAGCGTGAGCACCGAGAGCGCGATGAACCCGCCGAACTGGACGCCGCCCAAGCCGCGGACCACCAACAACGCCACCGCGGCCGACGCCGGCGAGACGTACTACGGCGGCTACCACACGGTCAACGCCCAGTTCGCGCACCTGGACCAGGTCGCGCAGGCCCACCCCGACCTGGCCACGGCCTTCACGTACGGCCAGTCCTGGCTGAAGTCCAAGGGCCGTGGCGGCTACGACCTCCGTGGCATCTGCATCACCAAGAAGCAGACCGGCGACTGCGCGCTCAACCCGAACTCGGCCAAGCCGCGGTTCTTCCTGATGGCGCAGATCCACGCCCGTGAGATCACCACCGGCGACGTCGCCTACCGGTGGATCGACTACCTGGTCAACAGCTACAGCACCGACGCGACGGTGAAGGCGCTGCTGGACTCCACCGAGATGTGGGTGGTGCCGATCGCCAATCCCGACGGCGTCGACATCGTGCAGCAGGGCGGCAACTCGCCCAAGCTCCAGCGCAAGAACGCCGACACCGCCAACGGCAGCAACTGCGGCTTCGGCGGCCAGACCGGCGTCGACCTCAACCGCAACTACAACACGCACTTCGGCGGGGCGAGCACCTCGACCGACCCGTGCAGCGAGGTCTACAAGGGACCGGCGGCCGACTCCGAGATCGAGAACACCTCGATGGAGAAGCTGTTCCGCAACCTGTGGCCGGCCCGGCGGACCGGCACCGGCGTCACCGACCCGGCGCCCGCCGACACCAAGGGCATCATGATGACCATGCACAGCGACGGCAGCGTCGTCATCTTCCCGTGGGACTACAGCTCTTCCGTGCACACCGGCAACGACGCCTCGCTGCGGGCCATCGGCAAGCAGCTCGGCTCGATCACCGGCTACCCGTACGGCCAGGCCGGTCAGGTGCTCTACAACGCCTCCGGCAGCACCGACGACTGGTCCTACGACAAGCTCGGCGTGGCCAGCTTCACCATCGAGGTCGGCGACAACGCCGGCCGCGGCTGCAGCGGCTTCCTGCCCAAGTACTCCTGCCAGGACAGCTTCTTCTGGCCGAAGATGCGCCCGGCCCTGGTGTACGCCGCCCAGCAGGCCAAGGCCCCGTACCAGAACCACTGA
- a CDS encoding PucR family transcriptional regulator, translating into MTEETAGRATLRRIMEQMRADPDVLDGVVTEVRAQSPQVAALPVAEVRRHIAALLGVASAAFIDSTGLGVEAADRLATDRALQGVPLSALLAGFQTGRAHVLRELGGRLRQHEMLADDFVAALLELDGYANKLQNRLVEAYRETELRLARTAQAARVQALRELLKGGPVTGVVNTGLAEDRHYHVVLADVSDPRQARRAEAALAETFCVTVDGLVCGVAVQLPDLSPVADVLSVVTPPVLPKDFGAAYQACRAALQTGRCRGLSGAVRLTELAVDLVTDGFPALGRMLADDLLAGLAGTDDFHRLLASTALTYLDHGGRVDATALALHVHPNTVKHRLRRLAELTGFSPPEGSLAEALRWRWAVDTWLRSTGAWSASEAASPPQSSRRNGHQVSGHLGTTSSHSST; encoded by the coding sequence ATGACCGAGGAGACGGCTGGGCGCGCCACGCTGCGCCGCATCATGGAGCAGATGCGCGCCGACCCGGACGTGCTCGACGGCGTGGTGACGGAGGTGCGGGCGCAGTCACCCCAGGTGGCTGCGCTCCCCGTCGCCGAGGTCCGCCGGCACATCGCGGCGTTGCTCGGCGTGGCCTCGGCGGCCTTCATCGACTCCACCGGACTGGGCGTGGAGGCCGCCGACCGGCTCGCCACCGACCGGGCGTTGCAGGGCGTGCCGCTCTCGGCGCTGCTCGCCGGCTTCCAGACCGGGCGCGCGCACGTGTTGCGCGAGCTCGGCGGCCGCCTGCGCCAGCACGAGATGCTGGCCGACGACTTCGTCGCAGCCCTGCTGGAGCTCGACGGCTACGCCAACAAGCTCCAGAACCGGTTGGTGGAGGCCTATCGCGAGACCGAGCTGCGGTTGGCCCGCACCGCCCAGGCGGCGCGGGTGCAGGCGCTGCGCGAGTTGCTCAAGGGCGGCCCGGTCACCGGCGTGGTCAACACCGGCCTCGCCGAGGACCGGCACTACCACGTGGTGCTGGCCGACGTGAGCGACCCTCGCCAGGCCCGCCGCGCGGAGGCGGCGTTGGCGGAGACGTTCTGCGTCACCGTTGACGGCCTCGTGTGCGGCGTCGCCGTGCAGCTGCCGGACCTGTCACCGGTGGCCGACGTGCTCAGCGTGGTGACGCCACCGGTGCTACCCAAGGACTTCGGCGCGGCGTACCAGGCGTGCCGAGCCGCACTCCAGACCGGCCGCTGCCGCGGCCTTTCCGGGGCGGTGCGCCTCACCGAGCTCGCGGTCGACCTGGTCACCGACGGCTTCCCGGCGCTGGGCCGGATGCTCGCCGACGACCTGTTGGCCGGCCTGGCCGGCACCGACGACTTCCACCGGCTGTTGGCCTCGACCGCCTTGACCTACCTCGATCACGGCGGACGGGTCGATGCCACGGCGCTGGCCCTGCACGTCCACCCCAACACCGTGAAGCACCGCCTGCGCCGGCTGGCCGAGCTCACCGGCTTCAGCCCGCCGGAGGGCTCGCTCGCCGAGGCACTGCGTTGGCGCTGGGCCGTGGACACCTGGCTGCGGTCGACCGGGGCCTGGTCGGCGTCCGAGGCGGCGTCGCCACCCCAGTCGTCACGGCGCAACGGCCACCAGGTCAGCGGTCATCTCGGCACCACCTCCTCTCACTCGTCCACCTGA
- a CDS encoding YncE family protein produces MPTVRILLAAAMVAATAAAPAAAASPATPHVTALKNVLLVGNSQTGSVSFIDENGFAVLGSFNVIPDLQQRINEMDPIQRIGYETVKGIEGGDRFVDDATLTPDGRRLIVSRGNLDDVAAFDLATKQELWHTRLEGFHADHAALSPDGTRFVVSATTANKAEFIDTATGKIVSSAPTGNYPHQNDYTPDGKYVYNSSIGNIQLPQSLEWAKGAFQLTKIDAATMQVVKTWTFPHGIRPNLVAPDGNTFYAQLSYLNGFVKYDLNAGKIVATVNQPFSDHAKSLKADDYPKNSAHHGLALSGDGSTLCDVGTIDDYAALVSTDGLVDRAFVNYPTNSLPYWGQTSTDGNYCYVSLSQANAVSVVDYHSGTEVARIPVGTFPQRERVSKVDPAVLGSLSR; encoded by the coding sequence ATGCCGACCGTGCGCATCCTCCTGGCCGCCGCGATGGTCGCGGCCACCGCGGCCGCCCCCGCTGCCGCTGCCAGCCCTGCAACGCCGCACGTCACCGCCCTGAAGAACGTGCTCCTCGTGGGCAACAGCCAGACGGGATCGGTGAGCTTCATCGACGAGAACGGCTTCGCCGTCCTCGGCAGTTTCAATGTCATCCCCGACCTCCAGCAGCGCATCAACGAGATGGACCCGATCCAGCGGATCGGGTACGAGACGGTGAAGGGCATCGAGGGCGGCGACCGGTTCGTCGACGACGCGACCCTGACCCCGGACGGCCGACGGCTCATCGTGTCCCGCGGCAACCTCGACGACGTGGCGGCCTTCGACCTGGCCACCAAGCAGGAGCTGTGGCACACCCGCCTGGAAGGCTTCCACGCCGACCACGCGGCCCTGTCGCCGGACGGCACCCGCTTCGTGGTGTCGGCGACCACGGCCAACAAGGCGGAGTTCATCGACACCGCCACCGGCAAGATCGTCAGCTCCGCCCCGACCGGCAACTACCCCCACCAGAACGACTACACGCCGGACGGCAAGTACGTCTACAACTCCAGCATCGGCAACATCCAGCTGCCGCAGTCGCTGGAGTGGGCCAAGGGCGCGTTCCAGCTCACCAAGATCGACGCAGCCACCATGCAGGTGGTCAAGACCTGGACGTTCCCGCACGGCATCCGGCCCAACCTGGTCGCGCCGGACGGCAACACGTTCTACGCGCAGCTGTCCTACCTCAACGGCTTCGTGAAGTACGACCTGAACGCGGGCAAGATCGTGGCCACGGTCAACCAGCCGTTCAGCGACCACGCCAAGTCGCTCAAGGCGGACGACTACCCGAAGAACTCGGCCCACCACGGCCTGGCTCTGTCGGGCGACGGCAGCACCCTGTGCGACGTCGGCACCATCGACGACTACGCGGCCCTGGTCAGCACCGACGGACTGGTCGACCGGGCGTTCGTCAACTACCCGACGAACAGCCTGCCCTACTGGGGCCAGACCAGCACCGACGGCAACTACTGCTACGTGTCGCTGAGCCAGGCCAACGCCGTGTCGGTCGTCGACTACCACTCGGGCACCGAGGTCGCCCGGATCCCGGTCGGCACCTTCCCGCAACGCGAGCGGGTGTCCAAGGTCGACCCGGCCGTGCTGGGGTCGCTGTCGCGATGA